Proteins co-encoded in one Papaver somniferum cultivar HN1 chromosome 5, ASM357369v1, whole genome shotgun sequence genomic window:
- the LOC113283232 gene encoding uncharacterized protein LOC113283232, translating into MVVEVATVGGATIVAHLHKNKNHSPSFTSIPSVSLPCPNRTTITTTRRPNSSSSSSTFSTSSQNQTSCRQLLLSPNTNTSSKQERVFFLDVNPLCYKGSTPSLQSFAHWISLFFSQVSHRSPVIAVLDGDRANEFRRVLLPSYKAHRRKFSKQLSTTKRYSRIVEPERDSRHVITEVLQKCNVPVLKIEGYEADDVVATLVEKVLQKGFRVVIGSPDKDFKQLISEEVQIVMPMPEFSRWSFYTLKHYMAQYDCDPSSDLSLRCILGDEVDGVPGIQHLAPGFGRKTALKLLKKHGSLENLLNAAAVRTVGKPYAQDALTNHADYLRKNYEVLSLRRDVDVQLEEKWLLERDASNDAIVLSNFIKLLEETRKC; encoded by the exons ATGGTAGTAGAAGTGGCAACAGTAGGTGGAGCAACCATTGTCGCCCATcttcacaaaaataaaaatcattctccTTCATTTACTTCCATCCCATCTGTTTCTTTGCCATGCCCAAATAGAACTACAATTACTACTACAAGAAGACCcaattcctcctcttcttcttctacattctCCACTTCGTCACAAAACCAAACAAGTTGTCGGCAATTACTCTTATCACCAAATACTAACACCAGCAGCAAGCAAGAAAGGGTTTTCTTCTTAGATGTGAATCCTCTTTGTTACAAAGGAAGTACACCCAGTTTACAATCATTTGCtcattggatttctcttttcttctcccaAGTCAGCCATCGTAGTCCTGTCATTGCT GTTCTTGATGGTGACAGAGCAAATGAATTCCGAAGAGTTTTGCTACCTTCATATAAAGCTCATAGGAGAAAATTTTCCAAACAATTATCAACAACAAAACGTTATTCGAGGATTGTGGAGCCTGAGAGAGATTCGCGGCATGTCATTACGGAGGTCCTACAGAAATGCAATGTGCCA GTGCTAAAGATCGAAGGGTATGAGGCAGATGATGTTGTTGCTACGCTTGTTGAGAAAGTTCTACAGAAAGGGTTTCGGGTTGTTATTGGTTCTCCAGATAAAGATTTTAAGCAGTTAATATCTGAAGAAGTGCAAATTGTCATGCCCATGCCAGAATTCAGCCGCTGGTCTTTTTACACATTGAAGCACTATATGGCTCAGTATGATTGTGATCCAAGCTCTGATTTAAGTCTGC GATGTATTTTGGGTGATGAGGTTGATGGTGTTCCTGGGATTCAACATTTAGCCCCTGGTTTTGGTCGAAAGACAGCCCTTAAGCTGTTGAAAAAACACGGCTCATTAGAAAATTTACTAAATGCAGCTGCAGTAAGAACTGTAGGCAAACCATATGCTCAAGATGCTCTCACAAATCATGCTGATTACCTGCGGAAGAATTATGAAGTTCTTAGTCTAAGGAG GGATGTGGATGTTCAGCTTGAGGAGAAATGGTTGCTGGAGAGAGACGCCAGCAACGACGCTATTGTCTTATCCAACTTCATCAAATTGTTAGAAGAAACCCGTAAATGTTAG
- the LOC113277990 gene encoding uncharacterized protein LOC113277990 — MGLNLDLDKMEKDASKVAKMPRKNTQDYLVKLFDEFCDGHGIPRAALDLEVFTDDDQQDDKKATSDDGDDGSDGGGDEEKIEGDASKGDSAPTSFVGQPSNPLVQSQVANVEAYVAATSAGPGE, encoded by the coding sequence ATGGGTTTGAACTTGGATCTGGACAAGATGGAGAAGGATGCTTCTAAAGTTGCGAAGATGCCTCGCAAAAATACCCAAGACTATCTGGTTAAGCTTTTTGACGAGTTTTGCGATGGCCATGGTATTCCTCGTGCAGCTCTGGACCTTGAGGTTTTCACTGATGATGATCAACAGGACGATAAGAAAGCTACGTCTGATGATGGGGACGATGGTTCTGATGGTGGTGGCGATGAAGAAAAGATAGAAGGTGATGCTTCTAAAGGAGATTCGGCTCCTACAAGCTTCGTTGGACAACCCTCCAATCCTCTTGTTCAATCTCAAGTAGCTAATGTCGAGGCATATGTTGCTGCTACTAGCGCAGGACCCGGCGAATGA